From one Paenibacillus sp. FSL K6-1330 genomic stretch:
- a CDS encoding DUF951 domain-containing protein, producing MERKVFQLGDIVQMKKPHPCGNNEMEIIRMGMDIRIKCTKCQHSVLIPRLKFEKNMKKVLRSAQETEGAGDTP from the coding sequence ATGGAGCGCAAGGTATTTCAGTTAGGGGATATCGTTCAGATGAAGAAGCCGCATCCTTGTGGGAATAATGAGATGGAGATTATTCGCATGGGGATGGATATTCGGATCAAATGTACAAAATGTCAGCATAGTGTGTTGATCCCCCGTTTAAAGTTTGAGAAGAATATGAAGAAGGTTTTGCGTTCGGCTCAAGAGACGGAAGGGGCAGGGGATACACCGTAA
- a CDS encoding AAA family ATPase: MSKIIAIANQKGGVGKTTTSVNLGAGLASLGKRVLLVDIDPQGNTTSGVGINKADVANCIYDIIINEVHPKDAICGTNIEGLDIIPATIQLAGAEIELVPTISREVRLKKSLQLIKPQYDYILIDCPPSLGILTINSLTAADSVIIPIQCEYYALEGLSQLLNTVRLVQKHLNTSLKIEGVLLTMLDARTNLGIQVIEEVKKYFQEKVYRTIIPRNIRLSEAPSHGQSIITYDPRSKGAEVYLELAKEVISYE, translated from the coding sequence GTGTCAAAGATAATTGCCATAGCAAATCAAAAGGGCGGTGTCGGCAAAACGACGACTTCCGTCAATCTGGGAGCTGGATTGGCTTCGCTAGGCAAACGGGTGCTTTTGGTGGATATAGACCCCCAAGGAAATACAACGAGTGGGGTTGGCATTAATAAAGCCGATGTTGCAAATTGCATATATGATATTATCATCAATGAAGTACACCCGAAGGACGCCATCTGTGGGACTAACATAGAAGGATTGGACATCATTCCGGCAACCATTCAATTGGCTGGTGCTGAGATTGAGCTTGTCCCTACGATTTCTCGTGAGGTACGATTGAAGAAATCACTACAATTAATCAAGCCTCAGTACGATTATATTTTGATTGATTGTCCTCCATCGCTTGGCATTTTAACGATCAATTCATTGACCGCGGCCGATTCAGTAATTATCCCGATTCAATGTGAGTATTACGCACTGGAGGGTCTGAGTCAGCTGCTGAATACGGTTCGCCTTGTTCAGAAACACCTGAATACCTCTCTCAAGATTGAAGGCGTATTGCTGACGATGCTGGATGCGCGCACGAACCTGGGCATTCAAGTGATTGAAGAAGTGAAAAAGTATTTTCAGGAAAAAGTGTACAGAACGATTATTCCTAGAAACATTCGTTTGAGTGAGGCACCTTCTCATGGACAGTCGATCATTACATATGATCCTCGTTCTAAGGGAGCGGAAGTATACTTGGAGCTGGCAAAGGAAGTGATCTCGTATGAGTAA
- the ssb gene encoding single-stranded DNA-binding protein, whose amino-acid sequence MLNRVILIGRLTKDPELRYTPSGVAVTQFTLAVDRPFTGQGGEREADFIPVVTWRQLAETCANYLRKGRLTAVEGRIQVRNYENNEGKRVYVTEVIADNVRFLESNRETSGGGGNREESSFSGGSNSNSSGGNRGNNNNSRNNNQDPFSDEGKPIDISDDDLPF is encoded by the coding sequence TTGTTGAACCGTGTCATTTTGATTGGCCGACTGACTAAGGATCCCGAGCTGCGATATACTCCTTCAGGTGTTGCTGTAACGCAATTTACACTTGCTGTTGATCGTCCGTTTACTGGACAAGGCGGGGAGCGCGAAGCGGATTTCATTCCGGTCGTGACCTGGAGACAGCTTGCGGAGACTTGTGCAAACTATCTGCGTAAAGGCCGTCTGACGGCTGTAGAAGGGCGCATTCAAGTGCGGAATTACGAGAATAACGAAGGTAAGCGTGTATACGTCACCGAAGTCATTGCCGATAATGTTCGCTTCTTGGAGTCAAACCGTGAAACAAGCGGTGGCGGAGGAAATCGTGAGGAATCATCGTTTAGCGGAGGAAGCAACAGCAATAGCAGTGGCGGAAACCGTGGGAACAATAACAACTCACGAAACAACAATCAGGATCCTTTTTCCGATGAAGGAAAACCGATCGATATTTCGGATGATGATTTGCCATTTTAA
- the yyaC gene encoding spore protease YyaC produces the protein MNRLSKITSRPEASSLKIPHTDPNIHSAIIHRLLFHLSDARIQHRPLVIVCIGTDRSTGDCLGPLVGTSLARYNSSMFHLYGTLDEPVHAMNLKDTLTAIYEKFDNPFVIGIDACLGQSSSVGSIQISDGPLKPGAGVHKELPPVGDIHVTGIVNVGGFMEYFVLQNTRLSLVMRLSDIIATCLFAGIKEWNRSTLLAAQE, from the coding sequence ATGAACCGTCTATCTAAAATCACGTCTCGCCCGGAGGCTTCCAGCTTAAAAATACCACACACGGACCCTAATATCCATTCTGCTATTATACATCGCTTGCTCTTCCATCTCTCTGACGCCCGTATTCAGCATCGTCCGCTTGTCATTGTCTGCATCGGTACCGACCGGTCTACCGGCGACTGCCTGGGGCCGCTTGTCGGCACCTCACTTGCACGCTACAACAGTTCCATGTTTCATCTCTACGGTACGCTGGACGAGCCTGTCCACGCCATGAATCTGAAGGATACGCTAACGGCCATATACGAAAAATTCGACAACCCTTTTGTAATCGGAATTGATGCTTGTTTAGGGCAATCATCAAGTGTAGGCTCTATTCAGATATCCGATGGTCCTCTAAAGCCTGGAGCCGGCGTACATAAAGAATTACCGCCGGTCGGCGATATCCATGTAACGGGTATCGTCAATGTCGGCGGCTTTATGGAATACTTCGTATTGCAGAACACTCGCTTAAGCTTGGTCATGCGGTTGTCTGATATTATTGCAACCTGCCTATTTGCAGGCATCAAAGAGTGGAACCGTTCTACCCTTCTTGCAGCGCAAGAGTGA
- a CDS encoding YjzC family protein, with the protein MGEQSEFRAGDKAPNNGIYMEVGVRDHIMGIENPRQIQMNKGDTFPETQNDDRVWLNKRRVQPK; encoded by the coding sequence ATGGGAGAACAGTCCGAATTTCGTGCAGGTGACAAAGCCCCAAACAACGGCATTTATATGGAAGTGGGCGTCAGAGACCATATCATGGGGATCGAAAATCCTCGTCAAATCCAAATGAACAAAGGTGATACGTTTCCTGAAACCCAAAATGACGATCGTGTATGGTTAAACAAGCGCAGAGTGCAGCCTAAGTAA
- the rpsF gene encoding 30S ribosomal protein S6 — translation MRKYEVMYIIRPDIEQEAVQAAVDKFQGIISNGGEITKHDVMGKRRLAYEIKKFRDGVFVLVNFNATPEVVAELERLMKISDEVIRYLITNDVA, via the coding sequence ATGCGCAAATATGAAGTGATGTACATTATTCGTCCTGACATTGAACAAGAAGCTGTTCAAGCTGCAGTCGATAAATTCCAAGGCATCATCTCCAACGGCGGAGAAATTACAAAGCATGACGTAATGGGTAAACGCCGTCTTGCGTATGAGATCAAGAAATTCCGTGATGGCGTATTCGTTCTGGTAAACTTCAATGCAACACCTGAAGTTGTAGCTGAACTTGAGCGTCTCATGAAGATTTCTGACGAAGTTATTCGTTATCTCATCACGAACGACGTTGCTTAA
- a CDS encoding DUF3343 domain-containing protein, with protein MEGAMLIAFDSTQQALRAEMLLEYADIEIDLFPTPKEITAGCALSIQFPPDALKDVQEIIQQEHVEIRGIFALDNNKRYINIEE; from the coding sequence GTGGAAGGCGCGATGTTGATCGCATTCGATTCCACCCAGCAGGCACTGCGTGCGGAAATGCTGTTGGAGTACGCGGATATCGAAATTGATCTTTTTCCTACACCAAAAGAGATTACAGCAGGCTGTGCATTATCGATTCAATTCCCACCTGATGCGTTAAAAGATGTTCAAGAGATCATTCAGCAGGAGCATGTGGAGATCCGAGGCATCTTTGCGCTGGATAACAACAAGAGGTATATCAACATCGAAGAGTAA
- a CDS encoding DUF4446 family protein has protein sequence MSELNELIMEQLHWFVVGMVMIILILWVTLIVQGTKLRKMRRRYDAMMEGSGVEDIESLLVQLKIQMDEIEEGHAHHQKMLDTISGSLKGMKSKVGIVRYNAFGERGNEMSFSLAILSEQEEGIVLTGLHNRESSFVYAKPLKDGQSKYPLSPEEKEAVTLALQEG, from the coding sequence ATGTCTGAATTAAATGAATTGATCATGGAACAGCTTCATTGGTTTGTCGTCGGAATGGTCATGATCATCTTGATCTTATGGGTAACTTTAATTGTACAAGGGACAAAACTGCGTAAAATGAGGCGACGTTATGATGCGATGATGGAAGGCAGTGGGGTAGAAGACATCGAATCGCTGTTGGTCCAATTGAAAATCCAAATGGATGAGATTGAAGAGGGACATGCCCATCATCAAAAAATGCTGGATACGATCAGCGGCAGTTTGAAAGGGATGAAGTCCAAGGTTGGTATCGTACGATACAATGCGTTTGGCGAGCGGGGAAACGAAATGAGCTTCTCCCTGGCTATTCTCAGCGAACAAGAGGAAGGGATCGTGCTGACCGGTCTGCATAACCGGGAGAGCTCTTTTGTGTATGCTAAACCACTGAAGGATGGGCAGTCCAAATATCCATTGTCTCCGGAAGAAAAAGAGGCCGTCACTCTTGCGCTGCAAGAAGGGTAG
- a CDS encoding mechanosensitive ion channel family protein, protein MRGFGYLSAETDDGVDLKTIAEEAEGLKDKVWGWLTNEEMWMHILSSGIRVIIIFILTRLVIRVVYKMIDQFLLRQEKSRIQVNSRRFVTVGELLKNVTSVVCNFVMILIILSEFHFELGPLLAGAGVLGLAIGFGAQSLVKDVITGFFIIFEDQFAVGDVIKSGEYRGTVEMIGLRTSRVKGLNGETYIIPNGMITSVTNYSLSNSLAIVDLPVKNDQQVKDTITLIQAALTGIMDRRPEVQRIPDVLGIQSLNTSEYVVRIVAECNPNAREDVERQIFTDIKQAIEARDLGQERVQG, encoded by the coding sequence ATGAGGGGCTTTGGTTACTTATCAGCGGAAACGGATGACGGTGTAGATTTAAAAACTATAGCTGAGGAGGCTGAGGGCTTGAAAGATAAAGTCTGGGGATGGTTAACGAATGAAGAGATGTGGATGCATATCCTGTCATCCGGCATTCGGGTTATCATCATTTTTATTCTGACGCGTCTTGTGATACGGGTTGTGTATAAAATGATTGATCAGTTTCTCCTTAGGCAGGAGAAGAGTCGAATACAAGTGAACTCAAGACGTTTTGTCACGGTAGGGGAGTTGTTAAAAAATGTAACCTCCGTTGTATGCAACTTTGTCATGATTTTGATCATTCTCTCGGAGTTCCACTTCGAGTTAGGACCGCTGTTAGCCGGTGCCGGAGTCCTTGGTCTTGCTATAGGTTTTGGTGCACAGAGTTTAGTGAAGGACGTTATTACTGGATTTTTCATTATATTCGAGGATCAGTTTGCGGTAGGTGACGTAATCAAAAGTGGTGAGTACCGGGGAACTGTCGAAATGATCGGGCTTCGCACCTCGCGTGTAAAGGGATTGAATGGGGAGACCTATATCATTCCGAATGGGATGATTACCAGCGTCACGAATTACTCCCTTTCCAACTCATTAGCCATTGTAGATCTACCGGTAAAGAACGACCAGCAGGTGAAGGACACGATTACACTGATTCAAGCGGCCCTTACGGGAATCATGGACCGTCGCCCAGAGGTACAGCGGATACCGGATGTATTAGGAATCCAGTCATTGAATACTTCCGAATATGTTGTTCGTATTGTGGCGGAATGCAATCCGAATGCAAGGGAAGATGTGGAGCGTCAGATTTTTACGGATATCAAACAGGCGATTGAAGCACGGGATTTGGGACAAGAACGCGTGCAGGGTTGA
- a CDS encoding aminotransferase class V-fold PLP-dependent enzyme, whose product MDPIVYLDHAATSWPKPPEVFEAMRKAMEEEAANPGRGSHRMAVKASRVLYGTRKTLADLFGVKNPNDIALTSNTTEALNLAIKGYLREGDHVIATMIEHNSVRRPLEFLKRTRGIQVDYVPVDEEGQLDVQLMEGAFRSNTRLVVCSHSSNLLGSIIPLVEIGELVKRKGAVLLVDAAQSAGMLDVHVEEMHVGMLAFPGHKGLLGPQGTGGLYISPDIDLEPLLHGGTGSQSEAIEQPTVRPDRYEAGTPNTIGYAGLQAGVKKVLEWTPQHIYRHEWELTQYMMEGLQEVGGLRILGPALGQARTGIVAFVSERFSASELAFRLDREYGIAVRAGYHCTPLAHMVSGTEQTGAIRASVGISTSRDEVEFMRKAIAEIHS is encoded by the coding sequence ATGGACCCGATCGTTTATCTGGATCATGCAGCCACTTCGTGGCCAAAGCCTCCTGAAGTATTTGAGGCGATGAGAAAGGCGATGGAGGAGGAGGCTGCAAACCCGGGACGTGGGAGTCACCGGATGGCGGTGAAAGCTTCTCGTGTACTCTACGGAACGCGAAAGACGCTCGCGGATTTGTTTGGGGTGAAAAATCCTAATGATATTGCGCTGACATCGAATACAACAGAAGCGTTGAATTTAGCAATCAAAGGCTATTTGCGTGAAGGCGACCATGTGATTGCCACTATGATTGAACATAACTCAGTGCGAAGACCGTTAGAGTTTTTGAAACGCACCCGAGGGATACAAGTGGACTACGTTCCTGTCGATGAGGAAGGCCAGCTTGATGTGCAACTAATGGAGGGCGCTTTTCGTTCTAATACTAGGCTTGTTGTATGTAGTCACAGTTCCAACCTTCTTGGTTCGATTATTCCTCTCGTTGAAATAGGAGAACTGGTGAAGAGGAAAGGGGCCGTACTGCTCGTAGATGCTGCCCAGAGTGCCGGTATGCTGGATGTTCACGTGGAGGAGATGCATGTAGGCATGTTGGCTTTTCCGGGGCATAAAGGGCTTCTGGGGCCGCAGGGGACAGGCGGGTTGTATATCTCGCCTGATATTGATCTGGAACCATTACTGCACGGAGGCACAGGGAGTCAATCGGAGGCTATTGAACAGCCAACGGTACGTCCGGATCGATATGAGGCAGGGACGCCTAACACGATTGGATATGCGGGATTGCAAGCGGGTGTGAAGAAGGTGCTTGAATGGACACCCCAGCATATTTACCGGCATGAATGGGAGTTAACGCAATATATGATGGAGGGTCTACAAGAGGTAGGAGGCCTTCGAATACTAGGTCCTGCTCTTGGACAGGCGAGGACAGGTATTGTTGCATTTGTGTCGGAGCGATTCAGTGCGTCTGAATTGGCTTTCCGACTGGACCGGGAATATGGAATTGCTGTGCGTGCCGGTTATCATTGTACACCGCTTGCCCATATGGTATCAGGCACGGAACAGACGGGTGCAATCAGAGCAAGCGTGGGGATATCTACTAGCCGTGACGAGGTAGAGTTCATGCGAAAAGCGATTGCAGAGATTCATAGTTAA
- a CDS encoding ParB/RepB/Spo0J family partition protein, giving the protein MSKRLGKGLDALIPSLSIHDDDKVVEIPLSQLRANPYQPRKTFNDEAIQELAESIRQHGVIQPIIVRSVLKGYEIIAGERRFRASQYCGKATIPAVVRSFSDQQVMEIALIENLQRENLNAMEIAVAYQGLMEQFSLTQEELSLKVGKSRSHIANFLRLLSLPEEVKDNVSRGTLSMGHARAIVGIKDPILVKQLAKQCVEQEWSVRELEEAVKNLDRKPTDKAKPKVKNRDPYIDHLEEDLRERFKTTVKIKHNKDKGKIELNYYSRQDLERLLELLQ; this is encoded by the coding sequence ATGAGTAAACGATTGGGAAAAGGGCTGGATGCGCTTATTCCATCTTTGTCTATTCATGATGATGACAAGGTAGTGGAAATTCCGCTCAGTCAATTGCGAGCGAATCCGTATCAGCCGCGCAAGACATTTAACGATGAGGCAATCCAGGAATTGGCGGAATCGATCCGTCAGCATGGAGTTATACAACCGATTATCGTCCGCAGTGTGCTGAAAGGGTATGAGATTATTGCCGGGGAGCGCAGATTCCGGGCATCCCAATATTGCGGAAAAGCTACGATTCCGGCGGTGGTTCGATCTTTTAGCGATCAACAGGTTATGGAAATTGCCCTGATTGAGAACCTTCAGCGCGAGAACCTGAACGCCATGGAGATTGCTGTAGCTTATCAAGGTTTAATGGAACAATTTTCCTTAACCCAAGAAGAGCTTTCATTGAAGGTAGGTAAGTCTCGTTCTCACATCGCTAACTTTTTGCGGTTGCTTTCCCTACCAGAAGAAGTGAAGGATAATGTTTCACGTGGAACATTGTCCATGGGACATGCCCGAGCGATCGTTGGAATAAAGGATCCAATTCTTGTTAAGCAGTTGGCAAAACAGTGTGTTGAGCAAGAGTGGAGTGTTCGTGAACTAGAGGAAGCTGTTAAGAATCTGGATCGTAAACCAACGGATAAAGCGAAGCCTAAGGTTAAGAATAGAGATCCTTATATCGATCATTTGGAAGAGGATCTGAGAGAACGGTTTAAAACAACTGTCAAAATTAAGCACAATAAGGATAAAGGGAAGATTGAGCTTAATTACTATAGCAGACAGGACCTGGAGCGGTTGTTGGAACTTCTTCAATAA